From the Bombus affinis isolate iyBomAffi1 chromosome 4, iyBomAffi1.2, whole genome shotgun sequence genome, the window gctaatattacaaataaaatgctatattaattttaaaactaaTTATATCTATTTTGTTCCATTATTATTTTAGTTATGTACCATCTTTAACAGCTGTTTGTAGTAGAAGGTTGTAGagtatgtaataataataccaGAATGAAGAGAACAGATGAGTACTTATAGAgatgaaattatataaatatgtcaGGTATATGGGCGAAGAGTGGCTAGATGAGATGACTCACAGTTTATCTTTTACTGACCATTAGatctattataataatttgGCAAAGATAATAAGACGAAGGAAGAATATCAGAGATACCAGTAGTGCTGATGCGCAAAAACTTTCAGTCTAAGGTGATCTCAGTGGTCGTTAGAAGTATCGCAGTATGCAGAACTAGCCACTCCATCGGCCGTGTTTTCCTCTTTTGCTTGTAGTATGCAGAAAGAAACCAGAGAAATGTGGATATTCTATGCTGTAACTACGTAGTATCACAAAGTGAACCCAAGGCGAATCTGATGAGAATCTCAGTAGCAACACGTTTCTCTTACGTATGCCTGTTCAGCGGGGTCTGCTATAAAAATGtcaatattatatcgatattgttcTTGATAATGAAAGCACTTTGGTATAGtatgtaaaattttaatatacaaaattatttcgtatttcatttgttttatactccaaatataaaaaaaataatttcttttaattaatatatattaaagttTATCTTCTAATATAAACATTCTATTATAAAATGTAACTTACtaaacattaaaatatattcaaagaCCCAAACCTTACATAAAATTCATTATTACAAATTACTTTCATTGTACATTTaagcatatattttttaaatcaaattctgcatatatttcttgcttACTTGTCTAATGGTTTTTTGCATGCCATATAGTTTATGTAAAGTGAATATATTCTATACTTACCTTTTCTTACGAGTATTTCTATGTCGTTGGCAATTTCTAGCATAGTGACCTCTTTCACCACATTCGTAACACCTATCTTCAGGATGAAATAGTTTGCCTACACCTCTTCTGAAATAACTTCTATCTCTTAATCTTCTCCCATTAGATGCTTCCACACGAGCTCGTCTTCCACATATAGTTCTCCCATCAAGTCCTCTTATTGCATCTTCTGCGTCTCTAGCATCTTCAAATTCCACAAAAGCAAATCCAGGTGGGTTTCTAGCTACCCATACATTCCTTAAAGATCCATAATAAGAGAAAGCATCTTCCAATTCTCGTCTTGTTGCACCATTTCCTAAGTTTCCTACATAGACTTTACAATCTGAAGGGTATCTTGGCatctgaaaaatatattttaataatttaatactgaatatatataaacaatttCCTTTATTGTTTACTTAATAATGTATTTTAGACAATTAATGAATTTAACTTGTATGCTTTAATGATTTAACTACGACTGTAATatctattaataatattaaaaagtatTAAAAGTCATAGCAGTCCTAAAGACTCAGACATTTGTAaacaatatattatttctttctacggaatatttaatttctttaaaaaataaagtataacatatTCGACAAAATTATACCTTATTCATTGTTGATTAATTTATTGAGCAcgaacgtacaacgatataatatacaaaatattcaatttttcataCTGAAGAAAAAATTGCATGTCAAGCGCGTCAATTTTTTACATTTAGTATTTCGCCGAAATATAGGGGTTGATTAAAGTCCGgtttctatttaaaaatatagatgTAAACGATGAAAAATATGGAACTAActgatataattataatttaaatataatataaatataacttccTTTTTTTCTGTTGTTTTTCAAACAAATAAAACAGATATTGAAAAGACTTAACATTttccaattaaattatttcacgTATGTACAATATTAATAGCACAATATTTTAATGATTTCGATTTTACTATTGGTAGAACTGAAATCGATACAGACCATGTTTTAGACGAACTTCACGATACTGTACTACTGTAGCATACTGTACGAATTATACataattgaaattatatataattcacGTGTTGACAAAACGTTAGCAAGCGTGATTACGAACTTTATGTGTTGTAATctatatacatttataaaataataattttaaattgaaatttagGTACTAgttaaaaattgtttagaatagTTAAAAATGGCAGTTAGAAAAGCACGTTGTATACGTGAACCAATGCAAAAGTCTATACATGTAAAACATATATCTTCAAAGCAAGTGaatgaaaaagataaaaaagcaATTGTTATCGCGCAAGAAATTAAATTTGCTCGATTACTCTCATGTAACGATAAAGTAACTCGAGATAGAGtactaaaaaatttaaaaagatgGTTGATAGTTCGTTCACAAAGTACTCTTGGTAAGATTTGTATTCTTGTATTTGTATTCTTGTTTCCAATTCCAATTAATTCTGATTTTTGTTTAtctaaatttatttatctaaattttatttatctatttattcgttatattattagGAAAAGATATACTTAGTATGTTTTTTCTTAGCACTTACAAAGGCGGATTTTATGCGATTATGGAAaggtttattttattatatgtggATGTCAGATAAACCTTTGATTCAAGAAGAACTAGCAGAATCTCTTAGTAAAATTGTACATTGTTTAAAAACTAAAGAGGTAGTATTACTCTATACAGAATGTGTTTTAAGAACATTAGGTATTGAATGGTTTGGTATAGATCAATATAGATTAGATAAATTTTGCATGGTAAGTATTAATATGATACCTTTTTATATAATACACTTATATATACACTCCTTGTTATGAAGATAACCCAGGtgtgctatctttaatttctcaatgacgcATGTAAAGTTTTTTGTCTGTAACATATAATATCAAAACATTGTGAGTTCAGAATATGCAGTTCGttgaaagtaattaaaaatattataaggtTTAGTGTATaacaaaaaaaattgttttattttaagaacgaaatgCTAACAAGCTGTGTTAATATGTTTAGAAATTGCTCAGTAGCTCACAATCTATCAACGAGTATAGATTAGagtacaatattatataaatttgtaagtaTGGGACACGGAAAAAAATTAAACGAGTCTTAAAAAAAAGCAAATTCTTGAACTAAAACAGCAACAGTTATCAGCagcaaaaatatcgaaagtaataAGAAGAAGTCGTAAAGTAATACACAATTTCTTAAGAAATGTTGAAGATTATAGCAAAAAGAGAAGTACTGATTGACCGTCATCGTTATCAGATCGTGATACGCGAGCAATTTTGTGTGTAGCTTCCAACTCGCAGTTAACAACGAAGCAAATAATGGAAAATTCTAGTCTTAGTGCCAGTATTTCAAGTGTTCAACTATCTTGCAAAAATATTAAGAggctaaaattgaaaaagaaacaacGAAACACAAAGTAGAACATTTATGCTTTGCAAAAGAAAGAATGCATTGGAAAAAGAAATGAAGAAAGGTACTATTTTCATGACATAAGAAAAGAGACAATGTCAGCAATTCGATGACAAATGGGAGGAGGCAGCATTGGGCCGGCATCGGTTATTTTGGCAAAACAAGTATTAAGTTCATCAATAGGAGAATGAATAGTGTCTGatacataaatttaatcaaagaataaataaataatcatgcAGAACGCATTTTTGGACCTGATTACATCTTTCAACAAGATAATGCATCTGTACACACATCAAGATTGGTTCAatcatattttaatgaaaataatatatctattttGCCGTAGCCTGCATGCTCCTCGGAccttaatattattgaaaattgctgGGCAGAACTAGTTCACGGCGTATACGCGGATGGAAAGTAGTATCAACACgtacaagaattaaaaaatgcaattgtACGCAAATAGGATACGTTAAGGCAAAATTATATCCAGAAACTATATAAATCTATAGTAAATCGTATAATAgaagtaatagaaaataaaggagAATGTACCCTttattaaataagtatatatgtttgataagtaattattgttagttacaatttatgttgattattattttcttattgtacatgtgttatcatttcgttcttaaaataaaataattttttttgttatacactaaacctcataatatttttaattattttcaataaacCGCATATTCTTGGCtcataatgttttgatattatacgttacagacgAAAAACTTTACACGCGTGATTGAGAAATTAATGAATTATCTTTTTGACGAGGAgtgtattaaatttttttattaataaatatgtatttacaGCTAGTTCGAAGAATAATTCGACAGACTTTCCAGAAATGTAAAGAGAATTTATGGGATATTGAATGGATAAAAGATATTTCTGAAATACTTGAAAAGTTATTAGTTGATCCAAAAATATGTCTTGGTTTTACTATGCATATAACAGAAATATATCTAGAAGAACTTGCAAAAGTATgtcattttatattaaatattgatttattgttaatttattaacaaGTTTAATTTTTATAGATTAGTGATGGAAATATACCAGAAAATGTTGTTACAGAATTTATTAAACCATTTATTTCATATCTTATACCTATGGATGATGAAAGACAAATTAAACATGTAATGAGACATATTTTTAGATATCTGATTTTTCAATCAGATATTGGTATGGATTATATGGAAAAATTTAAAGCTTGGAGAAGTGTGAATATTAATGTTTTTTATTATCttaaaatttatatgaaataatttgtttataacttATACTGACAATAATATgtattattgtttctatataGGCTGGTTTTCCTGCTGGTTCTATTGATGCTATGGAAAAAATAGAACTGTCAGATGAAGAAGATAATAATATTACTAGAGACATAGACATTTATCTTGAAAAACAAGTGAAATATAATACAGAGAAACCACTAGATCCTAGAGCTGGTAGAATAGATGTTGAATTGCCACAAATACCTTTTAATCCAAGACAGATAGCTGATTTGTTAAATAAGTATAAATTTCATTCCTTATCAACAACAAAATCACGTAGACAATTACGTCGTCTTATTAAAGAGTATGTATTGTGTGATTATCAATtaaagaatatattaaagacaTTAGTAACAAACTAATAAATTGATTAAAATATCTTTGTAGGTTTATAGAATTATCAGATGGTAAAATGCCATTAGGCATTAAGGAAATAAGAATTCCAAAAATgcaaaagaaaaatacagatataAAGTCAGCTGCAGTACGTCTTCTAAAATTTGAGCAGGAATTATATTCGGATACGCTACAAAAAGGGcgcaaaaggaaaaagaataagCAGTTAATACAAGATGAAAGTGATAAATTTAGTGAAGATGAATCAGAAAATATTAACAACGAAACTAACCATGAAGATAATACTGTAGAAATGAATAATGATGaaactattaaaaaaaaaagaaaaattaagcaTAAATTAGATTTTActgataatttaataaatacaaattcGCAAATATTAGATGAAAATAATCTGAGtttgaagaaaagaaaatttaagataaaagaaaatcaGAATATTTGTAAAACAGATTCAAAAGATAGTAATtgtaaattaagaaataattctTCATTATTAATTGAAGATATTgatgaaaataagaaaataaaattaaaaaagaacaaGAATATAACTGTCAAAAAACTAAACATTGTTAAACAAGCAAAGAGAAAAAAGTCAACAAAATCAAAAGTTACTGGTAAATGGAATGTTTCTGATAATATAGAACCATCCACTCTTTTGATGGATAATAACAGCACAAAGTCATGTATGGAAATTGATGAAAATTTAGTTACAAGTAACCACGAGCAAAAAAATAATGTATATAGTAAACAACCAACTTGGTTGGTACCTATATTAACAAAAttagagaataaaaaaaatgtaagtCTTATAGCATTTACTTAAgttgtatatttttgtattttttttttattttttataaaatacatacgtatttactttaaaatggcaattaaattttcaaacttactGTCTTTTTTTATACTgtttaaaactattataatatgattattgacatatatatatatattaatatctttATTATCTAGGAAACACCAATAAGCTTAAAAAGAAAACATGAAATAAGTACTACTACAAGTTCTAAAAAACGAGTGAAAATTGCTCTTCACTGTAATACAGCTCAACATACATCTGAATATATTTCACAAATTCGGAAAAGTCCAGCTATACCTTTTGATGCAAACAAGAAACCATTAGCAGGTGTACTAAAAGCAAGTCCTATACCAAGTCCAATTAATCCATTTTAtagaagaaatatataaaatgtttgttaaattaataaatgaagtaataattatttgttaataaaacaaataaaactacgattttttcaaataaattatttttattaattattatttttcatatattatgatggtttttacatatttttttgaaaatttataacgcGGGGATAACAATTAACATGCGGGAAATACAGAATATGGGAATACAGAGTTATCTACTTAACTCGTAAACCGTGTTTGCGACATATAAAATGGCAAGTGTCATGTACGTTTACTGTCAGTAAATTGCTATTTACTCGTATTTAACTTCTGATTATGGGCATAAAACTATAAATAAGATAGACTTAACATCATTGATAATTATGTATACGTACACTTGACGCTCATCTTAATTGTCTCTGCCAAAATTGGAATGATTAAACACATTGACGTCCAACCATCAGGATCATGAACACTCGAATGTTCGGGGCAGCCCGGAAAAAATCGGATGATCTCATGCGGTAACACACGATATACAAATACTATATTTTTTATGCATAGTAGTCTACGGTGCGTGTGATCTTACACTTGTAATTGGAAAAAAAATGATTGCAATCATAACTgcgtattttaattataaacttATAAACAATTAAGAGAAAACTtttcatataataatataaacttaaatgtatttattgcatttacatttattttcataataCTATACTAAAGTTTCATACATACTTACATTTACATAATAATAAagtttcatatatatatttctcgcatcatgaaatacatacatattggaacaaatatattattttgattttttttataattatattatatatttataattatataatgatGTAAActgtaattatataaaataaattatatgattatataattacaatttatattattttccttTCTGTCTATTTTTTTGTGATGACACACACACATTAcatgtaacaaatatatatCCTAATGTTTaagtaacaaaaatatttaaatgtattTATGGTTTAAAGATACGTACGTACGAAGTACGTTGAAAATGAAAAGATTAAAGTGTATATTATTATTCAAGccaaataaaaaatgatattttattaataaattatttaaaattcgtaAGCAATTAATATTAATCTATTTGCCTCTTGTCTTAACTGAGGTAAGTAAGATTTTAATACCAATGACAATGAAAGTTTTAGAAAAAGCGGATAATTTAAACATAGAAGTCTTTAAAATTCTTATACAACCTTCTTGTTTGAATACTGTTCATAAAAGTACACTAATACACATATGTTTTTGGCACATGAATTCACTTTTACTTATAACATTTCTATAGCTATAGAAAAATAGAGGATCAGCTACTATTACAAAACCaaatacttaaaaattatattctatGCATTTCATtcatatattacataatatttttagtTTTAATACTAAGTTCCATTACAAATAATTGAAACTTGTAAGATTATATAATTCAGTCAATACGAAAAGTAAAAGATTATATTCCGTACCATTTAAATACATTGAAAAGACACTGAGAAATTTTAAGTGCATAAGTATCTCATACTTTACTttgattgaattttaaatttcacaggattttgaaatgtttcatgaaagtaattttattttatatcatatacgtatgtacatttGTACTTTGAAATATGAGATAATGAGGCACTGTGTCCATCGTTAGCTAGATTGACTTTAATTATGATTcctaaaaaatattcaaaccaAATATTATAGTATcatgtaaattaaaaaatatatatagatatctgtcattatttaaatacatacatataatactGCTTGTATTATTATATCATCATATTATAGATAGATTAAACATCTTCGAAAAATTATAATGCTTAATGCTGCTAAAATTTATGATCATAAAATTCATTAATTATTGCTAAACTACATATCTATCAttcgaaattaattattatttcattttatattgtttttcaatagttataatataaattattgataaaaagtaaaattaagattctttttttaaaatttgttACACTA encodes:
- the LOC126915609 gene encoding LOW QUALITY PROTEIN: serine/arginine-rich splicing factor 7-like (The sequence of the model RefSeq protein was modified relative to this genomic sequence to represent the inferred CDS: inserted 1 base in 1 codon) produces the protein MNKMPRYPSDCKVYVGNLGNGATRRELEDAFSYYGSLRNVWVARNPPGFAFVEFEDARDAEDAIRGLDGRTICGRRARVEASNGRRLRDRSYFRRGVGKLFHPEDRCYECGERGHYARNCQRHRNTRKKRSHSRSYSRSKSQSRSRSRSRSRSRSRSKHSRSSSRSRSHSRSDYTKEKLCNKRRSDSRDHSPXKFKSVSRYHSK
- the LOC126915587 gene encoding ribosomal RNA processing protein 1 homolog isoform X2, with protein sequence MAVRKARCIREPMQKSIHVKHISSKQVNEKDKKAIVIAQEIKFARLLSCNDKVTRDRVLKNLKRWLIVRSQSTLALTKADFMRLWKGLFYYMWMSDKPLIQEELAESLSKIVHCLKTKELVRRIIRQTFQKCKENLWDIEWIKDISEILEKLLVDPKICLGFTMHITEIYLEELAKISDGNIPENVVTEFIKPFISYLIPMDDERQIKHVMRHIFRYLIFQSDIGMDYMEKFKAWRSAGFPAGSIDAMEKIELSDEEDNNITRDIDIYLEKQVKYNTEKPLDPRAGRIDVELPQIPFNPRQIADLLNKYKFHSLSTTKSRRQLRRLIKEFIELSDGKMPLGIKEIRIPKMQKKNTDIKSAAVRLLKFEQELYSDTLQKGRKRKKNKQLIQDESDKFSEDESENINNETNHEDNTVEMNNDETIKKKRKIKHKLDFTDNLINTNSQILDENNLSLKKRKFKIKENQNICKTDSKDSNCKLRNNSSLLIEDIDENKKIKLKKNKNITVKKLNIVKQAKRKKSTKSKVTGKWNVSDNIEPSTLLMDNNSTKSCMEIDENLVTSNHEQKNNVYSKQPTWLVPILTKLENKKNETPISLKRKHEISTTTSSKKRVKIALHCNTAQHTSEYISQIRKSPAIPFDANKKPLAGVLKASPIPSPINPFYRRNI
- the LOC126915587 gene encoding ribosomal RNA processing protein 1 homolog isoform X1 gives rise to the protein MAVRKARCIREPMQKSIHVKHISSKQVNEKDKKAIVIAQEIKFARLLSCNDKVTRDRVLKNLKRWLIVRSQSTLALTKADFMRLWKGLFYYMWMSDKPLIQEELAESLSKIVHCLKTKEVVLLYTECVLRTLGIEWFGIDQYRLDKFCMLVRRIIRQTFQKCKENLWDIEWIKDISEILEKLLVDPKICLGFTMHITEIYLEELAKISDGNIPENVVTEFIKPFISYLIPMDDERQIKHVMRHIFRYLIFQSDIGMDYMEKFKAWRSAGFPAGSIDAMEKIELSDEEDNNITRDIDIYLEKQVKYNTEKPLDPRAGRIDVELPQIPFNPRQIADLLNKYKFHSLSTTKSRRQLRRLIKEFIELSDGKMPLGIKEIRIPKMQKKNTDIKSAAVRLLKFEQELYSDTLQKGRKRKKNKQLIQDESDKFSEDESENINNETNHEDNTVEMNNDETIKKKRKIKHKLDFTDNLINTNSQILDENNLSLKKRKFKIKENQNICKTDSKDSNCKLRNNSSLLIEDIDENKKIKLKKNKNITVKKLNIVKQAKRKKSTKSKVTGKWNVSDNIEPSTLLMDNNSTKSCMEIDENLVTSNHEQKNNVYSKQPTWLVPILTKLENKKNETPISLKRKHEISTTTSSKKRVKIALHCNTAQHTSEYISQIRKSPAIPFDANKKPLAGVLKASPIPSPINPFYRRNI